One part of the Pandoraea faecigallinarum genome encodes these proteins:
- a CDS encoding c-type cytochrome, with the protein MIRKTMMKRSAGVLAAGALALAVAAAWAQNAAAPSGAAVSPVPTPAVPATTVDATHPAQAAQTPAANDPQAQLVRQGEYLARAADCAACHTAPKGKPFAGGLPIASPIGTIYSTNITPDKDTGIGNYSLEDFDKAVRHGIARNGSTLYPAMPYTSYAKVRPADVKALYAYFMNGVQPVAQPNKATDIPWPLSMRWPLSIWRKMFAPAVVADAASTDNDPISRGRYLVEGLGHCSACHTPRGFALQEKALTDDSTAFLSGGVVENFLAKNLRGDATDGLGNWSEGDITAFLKGGRNDHSAAFGGMSDVVRHSTQHMNDDDLAAIAKYLKTLKPVDPNAKALAYDDTVAKALRTGADKSNGALTFLDNCAACHRSTGKGYTQTFPTLALSSTVNSADPTSLIHIVLRGAEMPSTKSAPTHYAMPGFDDRLTDQDVADVLTFVRSSWGNKAAAVTASQVAKVRKNVGAAPQPQR; encoded by the coding sequence ATGATCCGCAAAACGATGATGAAACGCTCCGCCGGCGTGCTCGCGGCCGGTGCGCTCGCTCTCGCGGTTGCCGCCGCATGGGCGCAGAACGCAGCCGCGCCCTCCGGCGCTGCCGTCTCACCGGTCCCGACGCCTGCGGTGCCCGCAACGACCGTAGACGCCACGCATCCTGCGCAGGCGGCGCAGACACCCGCGGCCAACGATCCGCAAGCGCAGCTCGTCAGGCAAGGGGAGTACCTCGCGCGCGCCGCCGACTGCGCCGCGTGTCATACGGCGCCCAAGGGCAAGCCGTTCGCCGGCGGCCTGCCCATCGCGTCGCCCATCGGTACGATCTACTCGACGAACATCACGCCGGACAAGGACACCGGCATCGGCAACTACAGCCTTGAAGATTTCGACAAGGCGGTGCGTCACGGGATTGCCAGGAATGGCTCGACGCTGTATCCGGCCATGCCGTACACGTCGTACGCAAAGGTGCGTCCGGCCGACGTGAAGGCCCTCTATGCGTACTTCATGAATGGTGTTCAACCGGTTGCGCAGCCGAATAAGGCGACGGACATTCCGTGGCCGTTGTCCATGCGCTGGCCGTTGTCGATCTGGCGCAAGATGTTCGCCCCTGCCGTGGTTGCCGATGCCGCCTCGACCGATAACGACCCGATCTCGCGCGGGCGCTATCTCGTCGAAGGGCTGGGCCATTGCAGTGCGTGCCACACGCCGCGCGGCTTCGCGTTGCAGGAGAAGGCGCTCACCGACGACAGCACGGCGTTTCTGTCCGGCGGCGTGGTCGAGAACTTCCTCGCGAAGAACTTGCGTGGCGACGCCACCGACGGTCTGGGCAACTGGAGCGAAGGCGACATCACCGCGTTTCTCAAGGGCGGGCGCAACGACCATTCCGCAGCCTTCGGCGGCATGTCGGACGTAGTGCGGCATAGCACGCAGCACATGAACGACGACGATCTCGCGGCGATAGCGAAGTACCTCAAGACGCTCAAGCCGGTCGATCCGAACGCCAAGGCGCTCGCCTATGACGACACTGTTGCCAAGGCGTTGCGCACGGGGGCCGACAAGAGCAACGGGGCGCTCACGTTCCTCGACAACTGCGCCGCCTGCCACCGCAGTACGGGCAAGGGCTACACGCAGACCTTCCCGACGCTCGCGTTGAGCTCGACGGTGAACTCGGCCGATCCGACCTCGCTCATCCATATCGTGCTGCGTGGCGCGGAAATGCCATCGACGAAATCGGCGCCGACGCACTACGCGATGCCGGGCTTCGACGACCGTCTGACCGATCAGGATGTGGCCGATGTGCTGACGTTCGTGCGTTCGAGCTGGGGCAACAAGGCGGCAGCCGTGACGGCCTCGCAAGTGGCCAAGGTGCGCAAGAACGTGGGCGCGGCGCCTCAGCCGCAGCGGTGA
- a CDS encoding GMC family oxidoreductase, which translates to MAIKKDKVDAVIVGFGWTGAILGQELTDAGLNVVALERGAMRDTPTDAQYPKVIDELEYSVRGKLFQELARETVTIRHTPDDLAVPYRQNGSFLLGNGVGGAGFHWNGMHYRILPEELKLRSHYEERYGKKFIPEGMTIQDFGVSYEELEPHFDFAEKVFGTSGKAGNLNGKIVPGGNPREGARSSEYPTPPLQNTYGAQLFEKAAREVGFNPYPAPAANTSAPYTNPYGVRLGPCNFCGFCENYGCYMYSKASPQTTILPVLLKKPNFELRTHSYVVKVNLDSDGKKATGVTYIDAQGREVEQPADLVIMAAYQLHNVRLLLLSGIGKPYDPKTGEGVVGKNYAYQMNGAINVLLPKGTQLNPFVGTGAGGVSMDDLNGDQFDHGPLGFVGGASIRHIRYGGRPIKMTPTVPGTPAWGSKWKAGIADAYQRYMTIGISGSVMSYRDACLDLDPTYKDAYGVPLLRMTFDWHDNEYEMLGYMGDRMEEVGRAMNPEKVFRAIRKKGTRYDTRIYQSTHTTGGAIMGTNPSNSVVNRYLQSWDVSNVFVMGASAFPQNMGYNPTGVVAALAYWSAKAIREQYLKNAGPLVQA; encoded by the coding sequence ATGGCAATCAAAAAAGACAAGGTCGACGCCGTCATCGTGGGCTTCGGCTGGACCGGGGCGATCCTCGGCCAGGAACTCACCGACGCCGGTCTGAACGTCGTGGCGCTCGAACGTGGCGCGATGCGCGACACGCCCACCGACGCGCAGTACCCCAAGGTCATCGACGAGCTGGAGTATTCCGTGCGCGGCAAGCTGTTTCAGGAACTGGCACGCGAGACCGTCACGATTCGGCATACGCCGGACGACCTCGCCGTGCCGTACCGTCAGAACGGTTCGTTCCTGCTCGGCAACGGGGTCGGCGGCGCGGGCTTTCACTGGAACGGCATGCACTACCGCATTCTTCCCGAAGAGCTGAAGCTGCGCAGCCACTACGAGGAGCGCTACGGCAAGAAATTCATTCCGGAAGGCATGACGATCCAGGATTTCGGCGTGAGCTACGAAGAACTGGAGCCGCATTTCGATTTCGCCGAGAAGGTCTTCGGGACGTCGGGCAAGGCGGGGAATCTGAACGGCAAGATCGTGCCTGGCGGCAATCCGCGCGAGGGCGCGCGCTCGAGCGAATATCCCACGCCGCCGCTGCAAAATACCTACGGTGCACAACTCTTCGAGAAGGCGGCGCGCGAGGTCGGTTTCAATCCGTATCCGGCGCCGGCGGCGAACACCTCGGCGCCGTACACGAACCCGTACGGTGTTCGCCTTGGGCCGTGCAACTTCTGCGGCTTTTGCGAGAACTACGGTTGCTACATGTATTCGAAGGCCTCGCCGCAGACGACCATCCTGCCGGTATTGCTCAAGAAGCCGAACTTCGAACTGCGCACGCATTCGTACGTTGTAAAGGTCAATCTCGACAGCGACGGCAAGAAGGCCACCGGTGTGACATACATCGACGCGCAGGGGCGGGAAGTCGAGCAACCGGCCGATCTGGTCATCATGGCCGCGTACCAGTTGCACAACGTGCGTTTGCTGCTGCTCTCGGGCATCGGCAAGCCGTACGACCCGAAGACGGGCGAGGGTGTCGTCGGCAAGAACTACGCGTATCAGATGAACGGCGCCATCAACGTGCTGCTGCCCAAAGGCACGCAACTCAATCCGTTCGTCGGCACGGGCGCGGGCGGGGTCTCGATGGACGACCTGAACGGCGACCAGTTCGATCACGGCCCGCTCGGGTTCGTTGGCGGGGCGAGCATTCGTCACATTCGTTACGGCGGACGCCCGATCAAGATGACGCCGACCGTGCCGGGCACGCCCGCGTGGGGCAGCAAATGGAAGGCAGGCATTGCCGACGCCTATCAGCGTTACATGACCATCGGCATTTCCGGCTCGGTCATGTCGTATCGCGACGCATGTCTCGATCTCGATCCGACGTACAAGGATGCCTACGGCGTGCCGCTGCTGCGCATGACGTTCGACTGGCATGACAACGAGTACGAGATGCTCGGCTACATGGGCGACCGCATGGAAGAGGTCGGCCGCGCGATGAACCCCGAGAAGGTGTTCCGCGCCATTCGCAAGAAAGGCACGCGATACGACACGCGGATCTATCAGAGCACGCACACCACGGGCGGCGCCATCATGGGCACCAATCCGTCGAACAGTGTGGTCAACAGGTATCTCCAAAGCTGGGATGTGTCGAACGTGTTCGTGATGGGCGCATCGGCGTTCCCGCAGAACATGGGTTACAACCCCACGGGCGTGGTGGCGGCGCTGGCGTACTGGTCCGCGAAGGCGATTCGCGAGCAGTACCTCAAGAACGCTGGCCCGCTGGTGCAAGCCTGA
- a CDS encoding gluconate 2-dehydrogenase subunit 3 family protein codes for MSQDKEPRRRFLRQVLAIVPATTLATGATLTQTACSSDSAAPAASGKSYEPKYFTADEWRFVNAAVDRLIPADDLGPGALKADVPQFIDRQMETPFGHGKLWYMQGPFHTDQPPERGYQLSLVPRDIYRHGIAACDAHCKKQYNKVFADLDHATQEAVLADLEHAKIEFDAVPARTFFSYLLANTKEGFLSDPIHGGNKDMVGWKLVGFPGARADFMDWADQPNVKYPYGPVSISGKRG; via the coding sequence ATGTCACAGGACAAGGAACCGCGCCGGCGCTTTTTGCGTCAGGTGCTGGCGATCGTGCCTGCCACGACTCTCGCCACCGGTGCGACGCTTACGCAGACCGCCTGTAGCAGCGATTCCGCTGCCCCCGCCGCTTCCGGCAAATCCTACGAGCCCAAATACTTCACTGCCGACGAATGGCGTTTCGTGAACGCTGCCGTCGACCGTCTGATCCCCGCCGACGACCTCGGCCCGGGGGCGCTGAAAGCCGACGTGCCGCAATTCATCGATCGTCAGATGGAAACGCCGTTCGGCCACGGCAAGCTCTGGTACATGCAAGGGCCGTTTCATACCGACCAGCCGCCCGAGAGGGGCTATCAGCTGAGCCTCGTGCCGCGCGACATCTACCGTCACGGCATTGCGGCGTGCGACGCGCATTGCAAGAAGCAGTACAACAAAGTGTTCGCCGATCTCGATCACGCCACGCAGGAAGCCGTGCTGGCCGATCTCGAGCACGCCAAGATCGAGTTCGACGCGGTGCCTGCGCGCACCTTCTTTTCGTATCTGCTGGCCAACACGAAGGAAGGATTCCTCTCGGATCCGATCCACGGTGGCAACAAGGACATGGTCGGCTGGAAACTCGTCGGCTTTCCCGGCGCACGCGCCGACTTCATGGATTGGGCCGATCAGCCCAACGTCAAATACCCGTACGGGCCCGTGTCGATTTCCGGAAAGCGGGGCTAA